One genomic segment of Burkholderiaceae bacterium includes these proteins:
- a CDS encoding zf-TFIIB domain-containing protein produces the protein MTDAPAPLDPALACPSCRAPMSRRAVASNLGLTITLDVCHACRGLWFDHGESLRLAPQGVVELFRELHMHKDDAQTPLARPLDCPRCRRTLDEGVDVVRSGRYVTWRCASRHGRFATFASFMIEKGFVRQLTQPEIADLAARVRVIHCACCGAPIDLRQHDACPYCHAALSLLDPQAVQQALADYDRRARAATEGPRAPDLADALIRLEQDRERAKREERQGGHSVAEEFDTWALGVERVWDWLQRR, from the coding sequence ATGACCGATGCTCCCGCTCCGCTCGATCCGGCCCTGGCCTGCCCCTCGTGCCGCGCGCCCATGAGCCGCCGCGCCGTGGCGTCGAATCTGGGCCTCACGATCACGCTGGACGTGTGCCACGCCTGCCGCGGCCTGTGGTTCGACCACGGCGAGAGCCTGCGCCTGGCGCCGCAGGGCGTGGTGGAGCTGTTTCGCGAGCTGCACATGCACAAGGACGATGCGCAGACCCCGCTGGCGCGGCCGCTGGATTGCCCGCGCTGCCGGCGCACGCTGGACGAGGGGGTGGACGTGGTGCGCTCGGGCCGCTACGTCACCTGGCGCTGCGCCAGCCGCCACGGCCGCTTTGCCACCTTTGCCTCCTTCATGATCGAAAAGGGCTTCGTGCGCCAGCTCACCCAGCCCGAGATCGCCGACCTGGCCGCGCGCGTGCGCGTCATCCACTGCGCCTGCTGCGGCGCGCCGATCGACCTGCGCCAGCACGACGCCTGCCCCTACTGCCATGCTGCGCTGTCCCTGCTCGACCCCCAGGCCGTGCAGCAGGCCCTGGCCGACTACGACCGCCGCGCGCGCGCCGCCACCGAGGGCCCGCGCGCGCCCGACCTGGCCGATGCGCTGATCCGGCTGGAGCAGGACCGCGAACGTGCCAAGCGTGAGGAGCGGCAGGGTGGCCACTCCGTGGCCGAGGAGTTCGACACCTGGGCGCTGGGTGTGGAGCGGGTTTGGGATTGGCTGCAACGGCGCTGA
- a CDS encoding 16S rRNA (uracil(1498)-N(3))-methyltransferase, with the protein MPRFHVPLPLAAHARLALPAGAARHVQVLRLQPGMAVTLFDGRGGEWDATIARMGRSDVEVEVGAHHAVEREAARAVHLAVGLMAAERMDWLVEKATELGAASLTPVLTSRSSLRLTGERATKKCAHWQAVAVAACEQSGRNRLLDVRQALSFQEYLSDATEGARWLLSLDASAPGLRARAGDLAATAPITLLSGPEGGLAPDEEAAARAAGFAPHSLGPRVLRAETAPLAALALLTAS; encoded by the coding sequence ATGCCCCGCTTCCACGTCCCGCTGCCACTCGCCGCCCACGCCCGGCTGGCCCTGCCCGCCGGCGCGGCGCGCCACGTGCAGGTGCTGCGCCTGCAGCCGGGCATGGCGGTGACCCTGTTCGACGGCCGCGGCGGCGAATGGGACGCCACCATCGCGCGCATGGGCCGCAGCGACGTGGAGGTGGAGGTGGGCGCGCACCACGCGGTGGAGCGCGAGGCGGCGCGCGCCGTGCACCTGGCCGTGGGCCTGATGGCCGCCGAGCGCATGGACTGGCTGGTGGAAAAGGCCACCGAGCTGGGCGCCGCCAGCCTGACGCCCGTGCTGACGTCGCGCAGCAGCCTGCGCCTGACCGGCGAGCGCGCCACCAAAAAATGCGCCCACTGGCAGGCCGTGGCCGTGGCCGCTTGCGAGCAAAGCGGCCGCAACCGCCTGCTGGATGTACGCCAGGCGCTCTCATTTCAAGAGTATCTGAGCGATGCGACCGAAGGCGCGCGCTGGCTGCTGTCGCTGGATGCCTCGGCGCCCGGCCTGCGCGCGCGTGCGGGCGACTTGGCCGCGACCGCGCCGATCACCCTGCTGTCCGGCCCCGAAGGCGGGCTGGCCCCCGACGAAGAAGCCGCCGCCCGCGCCGCCGGCTTTGCCCCTCACAGCCTGGGCCCGCGCGTGCTGCGCGCCGAAACCGCGCCGCTGGCGGCGCTGGCCCTGCTGACCGCGTCCTGA
- a CDS encoding MFS transporter yields the protein MNRKLLLLTLAQGLFLINNVTFIAINGLVGLQLAPHAWMATLPVMGYVVGGALAAPLVARTQTRFGRRGSFQIGLIVALGSALLAAYAAAGRHFWLLMAATVIAGYYNANGQLYRFAAAELVAPGWREKAVSLVLAGGLLGGIVGPNLAAWTRALLPTPFVGAYLALAVVALLAMGVMALIEFPAVQAPAAHAPQGRPLGQIMRQPVFVVATLGAAMSYGVMNLLMAATPLAMQVCGFEFGATAMVLQWHVIGMYAPGFVTGSLIKRFGVLPVMGAGVVLNLACVGIALSGVELMHFVSALLLLGVGWNFLFTGSTTLALAAYRPEEKDRAQAAINFCVFATMSLTSFASGALVTTQGWALLNVGSLVPLAVVALALGWLGLRQRAALAA from the coding sequence ATGAACCGCAAACTGCTGCTGCTGACCCTGGCCCAGGGCCTGTTTCTGATCAACAACGTCACCTTCATCGCCATCAACGGGCTGGTGGGTTTGCAACTGGCGCCGCACGCCTGGATGGCGACGCTGCCGGTGATGGGCTACGTGGTGGGCGGCGCGCTGGCCGCGCCGCTGGTGGCGCGCACGCAAACGCGCTTCGGGCGGCGCGGCTCGTTCCAGATCGGGCTCATCGTCGCGCTGGGCTCGGCGCTGCTGGCGGCCTACGCCGCGGCCGGCCGCCACTTCTGGCTGCTGATGGCGGCCACCGTGATTGCCGGCTACTACAACGCCAACGGCCAGCTGTACCGCTTTGCCGCGGCCGAGCTGGTGGCGCCCGGCTGGCGCGAGAAAGCCGTCTCGCTGGTGCTGGCCGGCGGCCTGCTGGGCGGCATCGTCGGCCCCAACCTGGCGGCGTGGACGCGCGCGCTGCTGCCCACGCCCTTCGTCGGCGCCTACCTGGCGCTGGCGGTGGTGGCGCTGCTGGCCATGGGGGTGATGGCGCTGATCGAGTTTCCGGCCGTGCAGGCCCCCGCCGCGCACGCGCCGCAGGGCCGGCCGCTGGGGCAGATCATGCGCCAGCCGGTGTTCGTGGTGGCCACGCTGGGCGCGGCCATGTCCTACGGCGTGATGAACCTGCTGATGGCCGCCACGCCGCTGGCCATGCAGGTGTGCGGCTTCGAGTTCGGCGCCACCGCCATGGTGCTGCAGTGGCACGTGATCGGCATGTACGCGCCGGGCTTCGTCACCGGCTCGCTGATCAAGCGTTTTGGCGTGCTGCCCGTGATGGGCGCGGGCGTGGTGCTGAACCTGGCGTGCGTGGGCATCGCGCTGTCGGGGGTGGAGCTGATGCACTTCGTCAGCGCGCTGCTGCTGCTGGGCGTGGGCTGGAATTTTCTGTTCACCGGCAGCACCACGCTGGCGCTGGCCGCGTACCGGCCGGAGGAAAAGGACCGCGCGCAGGCGGCCATCAACTTCTGCGTGTTCGCCACGATGTCGCTGACCTCGTTCGCCTCCGGCGCGCTGGTCACCACGCAAGGCTGGGCCTTGCTCAACGTCGGCTCGCTGGTGCCGCTGGCGGTGGTGGCGCTGGCGCTGGGCTGGCTGGGGCTGCGCCAGCGTGCCGCATTGGCCGCTTGA
- a CDS encoding isoprenylcysteine carboxylmethyltransferase family protein, with amino-acid sequence MPRWLEHRIPPPLIDAVCAGVMWALARAFPQAQWSSGSVWVTGAALALAALGGGVALAGVLAFRRAHTTVNPLAPQRASALVTSDIYRVTRNPMYLGMLIVLAGWAVWLGNAAAWLGLPLSVALLTVLQIRPEERILAERFGEDFKRYAARVRRWI; translated from the coding sequence ATGCCGCGCTGGCTGGAACACCGCATTCCCCCGCCCCTGATCGACGCGGTCTGCGCAGGGGTGATGTGGGCGCTGGCCCGTGCTTTTCCACAAGCGCAGTGGTCAAGTGGCAGCGTGTGGGTCACGGGCGCGGCGCTGGCCCTGGCCGCGCTGGGCGGCGGGGTGGCGCTGGCGGGGGTGCTGGCGTTTCGACGCGCGCACACCACCGTCAACCCGCTGGCGCCGCAGCGCGCCAGTGCCTTGGTGACGAGCGACATCTACCGCGTCACGCGCAACCCCATGTACCTGGGCATGTTGATCGTGCTGGCCGGCTGGGCCGTGTGGCTGGGCAACGCCGCCGCGTGGCTGGGCCTGCCGCTGTCGGTGGCGCTGCTGACGGTGCTGCAGATCAGGCCGGAGGAGCGCATCCTGGCCGAGCGCTTTGGCGAGGACTTCAAGCGCTACGCGGCGCGCGTGCGGCGCTGGATTTGA
- a CDS encoding ABC transporter permease translates to MDILLAFFNLVPVTFAQSLVYALLVTGIMVPFRLVGFPDLTCEGSFPLGGCTCAALLLLGWHPVAATLAGVVAGMLAGTVTALVNLRFGLSPLLAGIVVFTGLYSINLRILGQSNVALFDTQSLFQLIHPDLSQSVGMQVAFFALLVLILGGALRWYLGTESGAALRVIGVNTDLAPSLGISVWAYTMAGLALANGLTGLGGALIVQLQGYADVGMGLGVLINGLASLVIGEAIMGRSTVTRQLMAPVVGSIIYYQLVSLGLSIGLKPGDLKLATAVFVLVTLGLPAFRARGVARENLRV, encoded by the coding sequence ATGGACATTCTTCTGGCCTTTTTCAATCTCGTGCCGGTCACGTTCGCGCAAAGCCTGGTCTACGCGCTGCTGGTGACGGGCATCATGGTGCCGTTCCGACTGGTCGGTTTTCCAGACCTCACCTGCGAAGGCTCCTTCCCGCTCGGGGGGTGCACCTGCGCCGCCCTGCTGCTGCTGGGTTGGCACCCTGTGGCCGCCACCCTGGCCGGTGTGGTCGCGGGCATGCTGGCGGGCACGGTCACTGCGCTGGTCAACCTGCGATTCGGGCTCAGTCCCCTGCTGGCCGGCATCGTCGTCTTCACGGGGCTGTACAGCATCAACCTGCGCATCCTGGGCCAATCCAACGTGGCGCTGTTCGACACCCAAAGCCTGTTTCAGCTGATCCACCCGGATTTGAGCCAGTCCGTGGGCATGCAGGTGGCGTTCTTTGCCCTGCTCGTCCTGATCCTCGGCGGCGCCTTGCGCTGGTACCTGGGCACCGAATCGGGCGCTGCGCTGCGCGTCATCGGGGTCAACACCGATCTGGCTCCCTCGCTGGGCATCAGCGTCTGGGCCTACACCATGGCCGGGCTTGCACTGGCCAATGGACTGACCGGCCTGGGCGGTGCCCTGATCGTGCAGTTGCAGGGCTATGCCGACGTGGGCATGGGCCTGGGCGTCTTGATCAATGGCCTGGCGTCTCTGGTCATCGGTGAAGCCATCATGGGGCGCAGCACGGTCACGCGGCAACTGATGGCGCCCGTGGTTGGAAGCATCATCTACTACCAACTGGTATCGCTCGGTCTCTCGATCGGGCTGAAGCCGGGGGACCTGAAGCTGGCCACGGCCGTATTCGTCCTTGTCACGCTGGGTCTCCCAGCCTTTCGTGCCCGTGGGGTCGCGCGAGAAAACCTACGGGTTTGA